From one Candoia aspera isolate rCanAsp1 chromosome 17, rCanAsp1.hap2, whole genome shotgun sequence genomic stretch:
- the FKBP2 gene encoding peptidyl-prolyl cis-trans isomerase FKBP2, translating to MQTSLGAALLTLALWALCSPVLSTEGKRKLQIGVKKRVDNCPIKSRKGDVLHMHYVGKLEDGTEFDSSLPRDQPFIFSLGTGQVIKGWDQGLLGMCEGEKRKLVIPSELGYGDRGAPPKIPGGATLIFEVELLKIERRQEL from the exons ATGCAGACGAGCCTGGGGGCGGCGCTGCTCACCCTGGCGCTGTGGGCACTGTGTTCACCGGTGCTGAGCACGGAAGGTAAACGGAAACTCCAGATTGGGGTCAAAAAGCGAGTGGACAACTGTCCCATCAAGTCCCGCAAGGGCGACGTGCTCCATATGCATTACGTG GGAAAACTGGAAGACGGGACGGAGTTTGATAGCAGCTTGCCTCGCGATCAGCCTTTCATCTTCTCCTTGGGCACTGGACAAGTCATCAAAGGCTGGGATCAGGGCCTGCTTGG GATGTGTGAGGGTGAGAAGAGGAAGCTAGTCATTCCGTCTGAGCTGG GTTACGGAGATCGGGGGGCACCGCCCAAGATCCCAG GCGGCGCCACGTTAATTTTCGAAGTCGAGCTGCTGAAGATCGAACGTCGGCAAGAACTATAG